A region from the uncultured Bacteroides sp. genome encodes:
- a CDS encoding helix-turn-helix transcriptional regulator, with the protein MKTKEKLDALTSDKTSGWQVKAEWREKNEAWLDKSADIAIKVLRELRHQSITQKELAERTNVSAQYINKLLKGQENLSLETICKLEAALGITLVSVPLYCLTMALDDAKKQQNIVLKSYVCIGNYSGRVDLDKVEEWTNESKHPAA; encoded by the coding sequence ATGAAAACAAAAGAGAAATTGGATGCTTTGACTTCCGATAAAACTTCGGGATGGCAGGTAAAAGCAGAATGGAGAGAGAAGAATGAAGCTTGGTTGGATAAATCGGCTGATATAGCAATAAAGGTGCTTCGTGAATTAAGACACCAATCAATAACTCAAAAAGAATTGGCTGAAAGAACAAATGTGTCGGCCCAATATATTAATAAGCTCTTAAAAGGGCAGGAGAACTTGAGTCTTGAAACTATCTGCAAACTGGAAGCAGCCTTAGGTATTACTTTGGTATCAGTACCATTATACTGTTTGACCATGGCTCTTGATGATGCTAAAAAACAGCAGAATATAGTTCTCAAATCTTATGTTTGTATTGGGAACTACAGTGGAAGGGTCGATTTGGATAAAGTGGAAGAATGGACAAATGAAAGTAAACACCCGGCTGCATGA
- a CDS encoding DUF3696 domain-containing protein, whose product MIKKISLENFKCFRTKEEFDFSKINLLTGVNGRGKSSLLQSLLLLSQTFRKKRTPEKLFINGEWVELGSFEDIKNIDSVDKEIHIIVETDNEEQNRLSFKYGESATNERIADLLELKVNEKDMFTEMSSSAEEKISTIKLPKKNLMPLESIKAFSVFYKFRFISADRLGPVDFVKKIDETPESMQIGIRGNNVINMLAYNGNKVVNDGICLNDTPTKTLKEQTIEWLSYILDGANIEIKKEKNSSILSMLLNSRNDKHLYKPANVGFGYSYILPLIVTGLTAQEGDIYIVENPEAHLHPGAQARLIEFFAKIAAAGVQVFLETHSEHIINGMRLCALKAKFDLTYKDVSMYFFGNQFEVNKLEMDEDSQIKNWPEGFFDQQEKDLAEILKLGLFK is encoded by the coding sequence ATGATTAAAAAAATATCATTAGAGAACTTCAAATGCTTTCGCACTAAAGAAGAATTTGATTTCTCTAAAATAAATTTATTAACCGGCGTTAATGGCAGAGGTAAATCTTCATTATTGCAATCTCTCTTATTATTATCTCAAACTTTTCGAAAAAAAAGGACTCCTGAAAAATTATTTATTAATGGCGAATGGGTGGAATTAGGATCTTTTGAAGATATAAAAAATATAGATTCTGTAGATAAGGAAATCCATATTATCGTTGAAACAGATAATGAAGAGCAAAATAGACTTTCTTTTAAATATGGTGAATCGGCTACGAATGAAAGAATAGCAGATTTGCTGGAATTAAAAGTTAATGAAAAAGACATGTTCACTGAAATGTCTTCGAGCGCAGAAGAAAAAATATCGACAATTAAATTACCTAAAAAGAATTTAATGCCCTTGGAATCTATAAAAGCATTTTCTGTTTTTTATAAATTTCGTTTTATTTCTGCTGATAGACTTGGTCCTGTTGATTTTGTTAAAAAGATAGATGAAACGCCGGAATCAATGCAAATTGGCATAAGAGGGAATAATGTGATTAACATGTTAGCCTACAATGGAAATAAAGTTGTAAATGATGGGATATGTTTGAATGATACACCAACAAAAACGCTTAAAGAACAGACTATTGAATGGTTATCTTACATACTTGATGGCGCAAATATTGAAATCAAGAAAGAGAAAAATAGTAGCATATTATCTATGCTATTGAATTCTAGAAATGATAAGCATTTATACAAACCGGCGAATGTTGGATTTGGCTATAGCTATATTTTACCTTTAATTGTCACTGGCTTAACAGCACAGGAAGGGGATATTTATATTGTAGAGAATCCTGAGGCACATTTGCATCCTGGAGCTCAAGCGCGGCTAATTGAATTTTTTGCTAAAATAGCTGCAGCAGGAGTGCAAGTTTTCTTGGAAACGCACAGTGAACATATTATTAATGGAATGAGATTATGTGCTTTAAAAGCTAAATTTGATTTAACCTATAAGGATGTATCTATGTATTTTTTCGGTAATCAATTTGAGGTAAACAAGTTGGAAATGGATGAGGATTCTCAAATAAAGAATTGGCCCGAGGGCTTTTTTGATCAGCAAGAAAAAGACCTAGCAGAAATCTTAAAGTTAGGATTATTCAAATGA
- a CDS encoding HAD family hydrolase — protein MKRNISRNLFVLGLALSLSSCASREKDPLPSWNNTAIKQQILGYVATAQKEIPVEDRIAVFDMDGTIACETPLWFEMATAVDGLNKQLAANPELIKNKEYQYAKKLMVNPADTSVINHWVVDGVNYIDSMVLKAYEGIDYETSIRNSTNYLATTKDRKFNLTLGSMFYQPMLELIELLKKNKFDVYIVSGSMSGVMWSICPQTIGLDREHLIGTRQELVPVYKEGKTLFMIQKAIFTPKNDGNGKSLNIYDRIGKIPVLAFGNTTGDFGMFHLASTSKYPHLALMLNHDDEVREYAYLPYHGVAVSGWQDSLRINHWVQVDMSNNFKTVF, from the coding sequence ATGAAACGAAATATCAGCAGAAATTTATTTGTGTTGGGTTTAGCGCTCTCGCTCTCTTCGTGTGCATCTCGTGAAAAAGATCCGTTACCTTCTTGGAACAATACGGCTATTAAGCAGCAAATACTGGGTTATGTGGCAACGGCACAGAAAGAAATACCGGTAGAAGATAGAATTGCGGTCTTTGATATGGACGGAACTATTGCTTGTGAAACTCCTTTGTGGTTCGAAATGGCTACGGCGGTAGACGGACTCAACAAACAGCTTGCGGCAAACCCGGAGCTAATAAAAAACAAGGAGTACCAATATGCAAAGAAGCTGATGGTGAATCCGGCGGACACTTCGGTGATTAATCACTGGGTAGTGGATGGGGTAAATTATATTGATTCGATGGTGCTTAAAGCGTATGAGGGCATAGATTATGAGACTTCTATTCGGAACTCTACCAACTATCTGGCTACCACAAAGGATCGGAAGTTTAACCTGACTCTGGGTAGTATGTTTTATCAACCGATGCTGGAATTGATTGAGCTTTTGAAAAAGAACAAGTTCGATGTTTATATCGTATCGGGTTCAATGTCCGGAGTGATGTGGAGCATCTGTCCGCAAACGATTGGTTTGGACCGGGAACATCTGATTGGCACAAGGCAGGAGTTAGTTCCTGTTTATAAAGAGGGTAAAACGCTGTTTATGATTCAGAAGGCTATCTTTACACCCAAGAATGATGGCAATGGCAAAAGTCTGAACATTTATGACCGGATAGGGAAGATACCTGTTCTTGCTTTTGGAAATACAACAGGCGATTTCGGGATGTTTCATCTGGCCTCGACCAGTAAGTATCCGCACCTGGCATTGATGCTTAACCACGATGATGAGGTACGCGAATATGCTTATCTGCCCTATCATGGGGTAGCTGTATCGGGATGGCAGGATTCGCTTAGAATAAACCATTGGGTACAGGTGGATATGAGTAATAACTTTAAAACGGTATTTTAA
- a CDS encoding helix-turn-helix transcriptional regulator, whose product MKREELISSKEYWLAKIQIDLFNEVNHFMEKNGLNRTQLADILGVSKGYVSQIMNGDSDHRLSKLVELSLAIGLVPNISFEELDKVVNKDAMNDNKIIAIYEEIERSKKTLIDNGYLIGNKKQVVDWIPSYSSKQEIKECCA is encoded by the coding sequence ATGAAAAGAGAAGAATTAATAAGCAGTAAGGAGTATTGGTTGGCCAAAATTCAGATTGATCTTTTTAACGAAGTAAACCATTTCATGGAAAAGAATGGATTGAATCGTACTCAATTAGCCGATATATTAGGAGTTTCAAAGGGTTATGTAAGCCAAATAATGAATGGAGACTCTGATCATAGGCTATCTAAACTGGTGGAGCTTTCATTGGCTATTGGCTTAGTACCTAATATAAGTTTTGAAGAATTGGACAAGGTTGTAAATAAAGATGCAATGAATGATAACAAAATAATCGCTATCTACGAAGAAATTGAAAGATCGAAGAAAACATTAATAGACAATGGTTATCTCATTGGAAATAAAAAACAAGTGGTGGATTGGATACCATCATATAGCTCCAAACAAGAAATTAAAGAATGTTGTGCCTAA
- a CDS encoding type II toxin-antitoxin system RelE/ParE family toxin — MLVEWTDKAITHLEKLYENCIYYTKSERVASKLYNKLLDASAILETFPESGKLEPSLSGLSTKDFRAIVVEHKYKLIYFVADDKVLIVTVWDCRRNPESLKDLKD; from the coding sequence ATGTTAGTGGAATGGACAGACAAAGCGATTACACATCTGGAAAAATTGTATGAAAATTGTATCTATTACACTAAAAGTGAACGTGTTGCTTCAAAACTTTATAATAAATTATTAGATGCTTCTGCTATTTTAGAAACTTTTCCTGAATCCGGCAAATTGGAACCTTCTTTAAGTGGCTTATCGACTAAAGACTTTCGCGCTATAGTTGTTGAACACAAATATAAATTGATTTATTTCGTAGCAGACGATAAAGTGCTTATTGTGACGGTTTGGGACTGCAGACGCAATCCGGAGTCCTTAAAAGACTTGAAAGATTAA
- a CDS encoding nucleotidyl transferase AbiEii/AbiGii toxin family protein — protein sequence MVNINKHKFFLLQILKDIYSDIELASCLGFKGGTALMFFYDLPRFSVDLDFNLLDITKEKIIYEKVRRILLKYGKIYDEAMKFYGPIIVLDYGVGERKLKVEISNRQWSNHYEIKNLLGINMKVMVASDMFAHKLCAMLDRNEITNRDIFDTWFFMNNRTAINKAIVEERIGMTLAEYIQQCIEQLEAMSDKGMLNGLGELMDEDMKRFVRTKLRTETVSLLKFYKEFPVFLE from the coding sequence ATGGTTAATATTAATAAGCATAAATTTTTTCTGTTGCAGATTCTCAAAGATATATATTCTGACATTGAGTTAGCTTCTTGTTTGGGATTCAAAGGGGGAACAGCATTAATGTTCTTTTATGACTTGCCTCGCTTCTCTGTTGATTTAGATTTCAATCTGCTCGACATCACAAAAGAAAAGATAATCTATGAGAAAGTAAGGAGGATTCTTCTTAAATATGGCAAGATATATGATGAAGCAATGAAGTTTTACGGACCAATTATTGTGCTTGATTACGGAGTTGGCGAGCGAAAGCTAAAGGTTGAAATATCAAACAGGCAATGGAGCAACCATTATGAGATAAAAAATCTGCTTGGAATTAATATGAAGGTAATGGTAGCTTCGGATATGTTTGCTCATAAATTATGCGCTATGCTCGACAGGAATGAAATAACTAATCGGGATATTTTTGATACTTGGTTTTTTATGAATAATCGTACTGCCATAAATAAAGCAATAGTTGAAGAGAGAATAGGAATGACTTTAGCCGAATATATCCAGCAGTGCATTGAGCAACTTGAAGCGATGAGTGATAAAGGAATGTTAAATGGATTGGGAGAATTAATGGATGAGGATATGAAGAGGTTTGTACGTACAAAGCTTCGAACAGAAACTGTTTCATTGCTGAAGTTTTATAAAGAATTTCCTGTATTTTTAGAATAA